A genomic window from Pseudogulbenkiania sp. MAI-1 includes:
- a CDS encoding IS3 family transposase (programmed frameshift) produces the protein MKTRKTYPVEFRSEAVKLVLEQGLSLEGAARRLGIPKGTLANWVVAARSGGDQPAPGARSVTELEAENAKLRKELAEARLERDVIKKAGSVLCSGITARYAWIEEHRNLFPVVVACRVLAVSRAGYYGWRGRSPSEREQEDERLKVAIRAAHAKTRETYGVRRLQPELAAMGFEAGRDRIDRLRRQIGIRCRQKRKFKATTNSAHSLPVAENVLGQVFEPTRPNQVWTGDITYIPTDEGWLYLAALKDVFSCEIVGYAMGARMTTELVSKALFRAVQHQRPPAGLIHHTDRGSQYCAKAYGDLLTQFRMHSSMSRKGNCFDNAPIESFWGTLKNELVHHRRYATRAEAEASIREYIEIFYNRQRRHSRLGYLAPAEFTRKYWNSAKAA, from the exons ATGAAGACCAGAAAGACATATCCAGTAGAGTTCCGTTCTGAGGCGGTAAAGCTGGTACTTGAGCAAGGGCTCAGCCTTGAAGGGGCGGCCAGGCGGCTGGGTATCCCCAAGGGTACATTGGCTAACTGGGTTGTAGCGGCGAGGTCTGGCGGTGACCAACCGGCGCCGGGGGCGCGCAGTGTCACGGAGCTGGAAGCAGAGAACGCCAAGCTGCGCAAGGAGTTGGCAGAGGCACGCCTGGAGCGAGACGTCATAAAAAAAGCTG GCAGCGTACTTTGCTCAGGCATCACTGCCCGGTACGCGTGGATAGAAGAGCACCGAAACCTATTCCCGGTGGTGGTGGCCTGCCGGGTTCTAGCGGTGTCCCGTGCTGGGTACTATGGCTGGCGTGGACGTTCTCCATCTGAGCGAGAACAAGAGGACGAGCGGCTGAAAGTGGCGATCCGGGCGGCACATGCCAAAACACGGGAAACCTATGGCGTACGCCGTTTGCAGCCAGAACTGGCGGCGATGGGCTTTGAGGCCGGGCGTGATCGCATCGACCGTTTACGACGCCAGATAGGCATCCGGTGCCGGCAGAAGCGCAAGTTCAAGGCGACCACCAATTCGGCCCACTCGTTGCCGGTCGCGGAGAATGTCTTGGGTCAGGTGTTCGAGCCGACCCGCCCGAATCAGGTCTGGACGGGTGATATAACGTACATCCCGACGGACGAGGGCTGGCTGTACCTAGCGGCACTGAAGGATGTGTTTAGCTGCGAGATCGTTGGCTATGCGATGGGCGCGCGGATGACGACCGAACTGGTCAGCAAGGCGCTGTTCCGGGCGGTCCAGCACCAGCGGCCGCCGGCCGGCTTGATCCACCATACGGATCGTGGCAGCCAATACTGCGCCAAGGCCTACGGGGATTTGCTGACGCAGTTCAGGATGCATAGCTCGATGTCACGCAAGGGGAACTGTTTCGACAATGCGCCGATAGAGAGCTTCTGGGGAACGTTGAAGAACGAGCTCGTCCACCATCGCCGTTACGCAACGCGGGCGGAGGCGGAGGCATCGATCAGGGAGTACATCGAAATCTTCTATAACCGCCAACGCCGTCACTCGCGGCTTGGCTACTTGGCGCCGGCTGAATTTACCCGGAAGTACTGGAATTCAGCCAAGGCCGCTTGA
- a CDS encoding amino acid aminotransferase, with protein sequence MTTSIFAAVEMAPRDPILGLNEAFNADTRATKVNLGVGVYYDDNGKIPLLAAVKAAEKARLEAMPPRGYQPIEGPAVYGQAVQNLLFGAGSELTESGRVVTAQALGGTGALRIGADFLHRLNANATVYISDPSWENHRALFEAAGFKVENYPYYDPSTRGVDFAAMKAFLLGLEAGSIIVLHACCHNPTGADLSDVQWAEVVEACRERGLVPFLDMAYQGFAEGIDQDAVAVKLFSASGLQFFVSSSFSKSFSLYGERVGALSIVTASKEEAGRVMSQLKRVIRTNYSNPQIHGGAIVAAVLSSPELRQQWEDELAGMRDRIRAMRSGLVEQLKAKGVEQDFSFVIKQRGMFSYTGLTAAQVEQLKNDFGIYAVSTGRICLAALNSKNIGYVAESIAAVVKG encoded by the coding sequence ATGACCACTTCGATCTTCGCCGCCGTGGAAATGGCGCCGCGCGACCCCATTCTCGGCCTGAACGAAGCCTTCAACGCCGACACCCGTGCCACCAAGGTGAACCTGGGCGTGGGTGTGTACTACGACGACAACGGCAAGATTCCGCTCCTGGCCGCCGTCAAGGCCGCCGAGAAGGCCCGCCTGGAAGCCATGCCGCCGCGCGGCTACCAGCCGATCGAAGGTCCGGCCGTCTACGGCCAGGCAGTGCAGAACCTGCTGTTCGGCGCCGGCAGCGAGCTGACCGAGTCCGGTCGCGTAGTGACCGCGCAGGCCCTGGGCGGCACCGGCGCGCTGCGTATCGGTGCCGACTTCCTGCACCGCCTGAACGCGAACGCCACCGTCTATATCAGCGACCCGAGCTGGGAAAACCACCGCGCGCTGTTCGAAGCCGCCGGCTTCAAGGTCGAGAACTACCCGTATTACGACCCGAGCACCCGTGGCGTCGACTTCGCCGCGATGAAGGCCTTCCTGCTGGGCCTGGAAGCCGGCTCGATCATCGTGCTGCACGCCTGCTGCCACAACCCGACCGGTGCCGACCTGTCCGACGTGCAGTGGGCGGAAGTTGTCGAAGCCTGCCGCGAGCGCGGCCTGGTGCCGTTCCTCGACATGGCCTACCAGGGCTTTGCCGAAGGCATCGACCAGGACGCCGTTGCGGTTAAGCTGTTCTCGGCTTCCGGTCTGCAGTTCTTCGTGTCGAGCTCGTTCTCCAAGAGCTTCTCGCTGTACGGCGAGCGCGTCGGCGCGCTGTCCATCGTGACCGCCTCCAAGGAAGAAGCCGGCCGCGTGATGTCGCAGCTCAAGCGCGTGATCCGCACCAACTACTCCAACCCGCAGATCCACGGTGGCGCCATCGTGGCCGCCGTGCTGTCGAGCCCGGAACTGCGCCAGCAGTGGGAAGACGAACTGGCCGGCATGCGCGACCGCATCCGCGCCATGCGCTCGGGTCTGGTCGAGCAGCTCAAGGCCAAGGGCGTGGAGCAGGACTTCTCCTTCGTGATCAAGCAGCGCGGCATGTTCTCCTACACCGGCCTTACCGCCGCCCAGGTGGAACAGCTGAAGAACGACTTCGGCATCTATGCCGTGTCGACCGGCCGCATCTGCCTGGCCGCTCTTAACAGCAAGAACATCGGCTACGTGGCCGAGTCCATCGCGGCTGTGGTCAAGGGCTGA